In Kineococcus rhizosphaerae, a single window of DNA contains:
- a CDS encoding TetR/AcrR family transcriptional regulator, translating to MSTTQRFRPEPVPDPGPPARPRRRSAAGLAGDADLRAALIAAAERQLAGSADADVATRAVCQEAGVTQPVLYRLFGDKQGLLDAVSEAALERYAQRKSGLEVTDDPVADLRTGWDDHTAFALENPALYRLMFAPRPGSSATVHERTLTLLEATLTRCAAVGALTTTPRLAAQLILPANTGLALALIARPALFDDPDLSRRTREAVFAAVLDEAGAAARTRSVRGAARQLHAQLRLESTTALEPAEVALLERWLERLDAAR from the coding sequence GTGTCGACGACCCAGCGCTTCCGGCCCGAGCCCGTCCCCGACCCGGGGCCGCCCGCGCGGCCACGCCGGCGCAGTGCCGCCGGGCTCGCCGGGGACGCCGACCTGCGCGCCGCCCTGATCGCCGCGGCCGAACGCCAGCTGGCCGGCTCGGCCGACGCCGACGTCGCCACCCGGGCCGTGTGCCAGGAGGCCGGGGTGACGCAGCCGGTCCTCTACCGGCTCTTCGGGGACAAGCAGGGCCTGCTCGACGCCGTGAGCGAGGCGGCGCTGGAGCGGTACGCGCAGCGCAAGAGCGGTCTGGAGGTCACCGACGACCCCGTGGCGGACCTGCGCACCGGCTGGGACGACCACACCGCCTTCGCCCTGGAGAACCCCGCGCTCTACCGCCTGATGTTCGCCCCACGCCCCGGGTCGTCCGCCACCGTCCACGAGCGCACTCTCACCCTCCTGGAGGCGACGCTGACGCGGTGCGCGGCCGTCGGGGCGCTCACCACGACCCCCCGGCTCGCGGCGCAGCTGATCCTGCCGGCCAACACCGGCCTGGCCCTGGCCCTGATCGCCCGTCCCGCCCTCTTCGACGACCCCGACCTGTCCCGGCGCACCCGCGAGGCCGTGTTCGCCGCGGTCCTCGACGAGGCCGGCGCGGCGGCGCGCACGCGCTCGGTGCGGGGTGCGGCGCGCCAGCTGCACGCCCAGCTGCGGCTGGAGAGCACCACCGCCCTGGAGCCCGCCGAGGTGGCGCTGCTGGAGCGCTGGCTGGAACGCCTCGACGCGGCGAGGTGA
- a CDS encoding tautomerase family protein, producing the protein MPFANLKVPAGTLTPESKKKLSDAVVDAYASVYGERARATTLVVVDEVVDGGWNLGGTILTADLLGRS; encoded by the coding sequence ATGCCCTTCGCCAACCTCAAGGTCCCCGCCGGCACCCTGACGCCGGAGTCGAAGAAGAAGCTCTCGGACGCGGTGGTCGACGCCTACGCCTCCGTCTACGGCGAGCGCGCCCGCGCCACCACCCTCGTGGTCGTCGACGAGGTCGTGGACGGCGGCTGGAACCTCGGCGGCACGATCCTGACCGCGGACCTGCTGGGCCGCAGCTGA
- a CDS encoding HemK2/MTQ2 family protein methyltransferase, whose protein sequence is MTTYLPPLPHDTLPPTRVRRPVLRLPGTYPAQGDTFLLARTAVGRDAVAGRDLLDVGTGGGTLAVTAARAGARSVTAVDISWRSVLTARLNGLVHRASLTVRHGDLFAPVAGRRFDVVLANPPYVPAATDRLPRHRPGRSWDAGRDGRAVIDRICDGIGDVLAPDGRLLMVHSVLAGEEATLDRLRDRGFEASVVARADEPFGPVMRARAQVLRERGLLGADQVHEELVVVEAFR, encoded by the coding sequence ATGACGACCTACCTCCCCCCGCTCCCGCACGACACCCTGCCCCCCACCCGCGTCCGGCGGCCGGTCCTGCGCCTGCCCGGCACGTACCCCGCGCAGGGCGACACGTTCCTGCTGGCTCGCACGGCCGTCGGGCGCGACGCCGTGGCCGGCAGGGACCTCCTCGACGTCGGGACGGGGGGCGGGACCCTGGCGGTGACCGCGGCCCGGGCCGGGGCCCGGTCGGTGACGGCCGTGGACATCTCCTGGCGCTCGGTCCTGACGGCCCGGCTGAACGGCCTCGTGCACCGGGCGTCGCTGACGGTCCGGCACGGCGACCTGTTCGCCCCGGTCGCGGGACGGCGGTTCGACGTCGTCCTGGCCAACCCGCCCTACGTCCCCGCCGCCACCGACCGGCTGCCCCGGCACCGGCCGGGCCGCTCGTGGGACGCCGGGCGCGACGGGCGCGCGGTGATCGACCGGATCTGCGACGGGATCGGCGACGTGCTGGCCCCCGACGGGCGCCTGCTCATGGTCCACTCGGTCCTCGCCGGCGAGGAGGCGACGTTGGACAGGTTGCGGGACAGGGGTTTCGAAGCCTCCGTCGTCGCCCGTGCCGACGAACCGTTCGGTCCCGTGATGCGGGCGCGGGCGCAGGTCCTGCGCGAGCGCGGACTGCTGGGGGCCGACCAGGTCCACGAGGAGCTCGTCGTCGTGGAGGCGTTCCGGTGA
- a CDS encoding CDGSH iron-sulfur domain-containing protein — translation MSGAQVPRITVTDGPVLVEGPVDIDLPDGRRVRSERPVTALCVCRRSARYPLCDTSHRSRATKEDHR, via the coding sequence GTGAGCGGCGCTCAGGTCCCGCGGATCACCGTCACCGACGGGCCGGTGCTGGTCGAGGGACCCGTCGACATCGACCTGCCCGACGGCCGGCGCGTGCGGTCCGAACGTCCCGTCACGGCGCTGTGCGTGTGCCGCCGCAGCGCCCGCTACCCGTTGTGCGACACCAGCCACCGCTCGCGCGCCACGAAGGAGGACCACCGGTGA
- a CDS encoding iron-containing redox enzyme family protein produces the protein MSTTTVLSRGPLLPAGRGPLSTAVLEHLRGAPLLVSEADLAADPFGDDLQLALYCCYELHYRGFAGVDPALEWDPDLLALRRVLELTFLQALRRAVRGGDDVAAEIAGLVTEDPAARGVSHHLRRAGELWQLREYVALRSTYHLKEADPQAWVIPRLEGAAKAALVSVEHDEYGGGRPERMHARLWGDMMLELGLSDEYGHYLDHAPAPVLAEVNFMSMAGLHRELRGALVGQFAVVELTSSPGSARLVAAAERLGCGPATVEFYAEHVEADAVHEQVVRHGIIAPLVADDPSMAADVVFGMQAAAFIDDLLGEHVLGRWAAGTSALTRPLEPR, from the coding sequence GTGAGCACCACCACCGTCCTGTCCCGGGGACCGCTGCTGCCCGCCGGCCGCGGGCCGCTCAGCACCGCCGTCCTGGAGCACCTCCGCGGCGCTCCCCTGCTCGTGTCCGAGGCCGACCTGGCCGCGGACCCGTTCGGCGACGACCTGCAGCTGGCCCTCTACTGCTGCTACGAACTGCACTACCGGGGGTTCGCCGGGGTGGATCCCGCCCTGGAGTGGGACCCGGACCTCCTCGCCCTGCGCCGGGTCCTGGAGCTGACCTTTCTGCAGGCCCTGCGCCGGGCCGTGCGCGGCGGGGACGACGTCGCCGCCGAGATCGCCGGGCTGGTCACCGAGGACCCGGCGGCCCGCGGCGTCTCGCACCACCTGCGCCGCGCCGGCGAGCTGTGGCAGCTGCGCGAGTACGTCGCGCTGCGCTCCACCTACCACCTGAAGGAGGCCGACCCGCAGGCGTGGGTGATCCCGCGCCTGGAGGGGGCGGCCAAGGCCGCGCTGGTCTCGGTCGAGCACGACGAGTACGGCGGGGGCCGTCCCGAACGCATGCACGCCCGGTTGTGGGGCGACATGATGCTCGAGCTCGGCCTCAGCGACGAGTACGGGCACTACCTCGACCACGCCCCCGCCCCGGTCCTGGCCGAGGTGAACTTCATGTCGATGGCCGGTCTGCACCGCGAGCTGCGCGGCGCGCTCGTCGGGCAGTTCGCGGTCGTGGAACTCACCTCCTCCCCCGGGTCGGCCCGGCTGGTCGCGGCCGCCGAACGGCTCGGCTGCGGCCCGGCGACCGTGGAGTTCTACGCCGAGCACGTCGAGGCGGACGCCGTCCACGAGCAGGTCGTCCGGCACGGCATCATCGCGCCGCTGGTGGCCGACGACCCGTCGATGGCCGCCGACGTCGTCTTCGGGATGCAGGCGGCCGCGTTCATCGACGACCTGCTGGGCGAGCACGTCCTGGGCCGCTGGGCGGCGGGCACCTCGGCCCTGACCCGGCCGCTGGAGCCGCGCTGA
- a CDS encoding DUF6924 domain-containing protein, whose amino-acid sequence MAALSWDRGTLLVRTDFSRPQRWDTLLRALHTPSDEGFTAAFETVDDPEWRDATAEQLIADAPDWALFIVADAVALSSPELPALVISIEDGTARQLRVTPAVMWAVENNLSIANMDWEDFASAADSDGIYRGRT is encoded by the coding sequence GTGGCGGCGTTGTCGTGGGATCGGGGAACTCTGCTCGTCCGTACCGACTTCTCCCGACCGCAGCGGTGGGACACCTTGCTCCGCGCCCTCCACACCCCCAGCGACGAAGGGTTCACGGCGGCCTTCGAGACGGTCGACGACCCGGAGTGGCGTGACGCGACTGCCGAGCAGCTCATCGCCGACGCGCCCGATTGGGCGCTGTTCATCGTCGCTGACGCTGTGGCGCTGTCCTCCCCGGAGCTGCCGGCCCTGGTGATCTCCATCGAGGACGGCACCGCGCGGCAGTTGCGGGTCACGCCCGCCGTCATGTGGGCGGTGGAGAACAACCTCTCGATCGCCAACATGGACTGGGAGGACTTCGCGTCCGCGGCGGACTCCGACGGCATCTACCGCGGGCGCACCTGA
- a CDS encoding TetR/AcrR family transcriptional regulator, which produces MLTGLTALDETTPPAARAVLAPLPPTTEAGTRLLEAASDLFYAHGVRAVGVDLIAETAGTTKKTLYDRFGSKDALVTLYLLRRAHRWREHLLARLAEPDPLLVLDALQEWMGEQSRGCAFVNAHAELGGTDHPALPVIRAEKAWMRALFDVLTGDRDLGAHVHLVYEGTLVVVTAGADASAFDDARRAVAVALGRHR; this is translated from the coding sequence GTGCTGACCGGACTGACGGCCCTGGACGAGACCACCCCGCCCGCCGCGCGCGCGGTGCTGGCGCCCCTGCCGCCGACGACGGAGGCCGGGACCCGGCTGCTGGAGGCGGCCTCCGACCTGTTCTACGCCCACGGTGTGCGCGCCGTCGGCGTCGACCTCATCGCCGAGACCGCCGGCACGACGAAGAAGACCCTGTACGACCGGTTCGGCTCCAAGGACGCCCTCGTCACCCTGTACCTGCTGCGCCGCGCCCACCGCTGGCGCGAGCACCTGCTGGCCCGGCTCGCCGAACCCGACCCGCTGCTGGTCCTCGACGCGCTGCAGGAGTGGATGGGGGAGCAGTCCCGCGGGTGCGCCTTCGTCAACGCCCACGCCGAGCTCGGCGGCACCGACCACCCCGCCCTGCCCGTCATCCGCGCCGAGAAGGCGTGGATGCGGGCGCTGTTCGACGTCCTGACCGGCGACCGGGACCTCGGGGCGCACGTGCACCTGGTCTACGAGGGGACCCTCGTCGTCGTCACCGCGGGTGCTGACGCCTCGGCGTTCGACGACGCCCGGCGCGCGGTCGCCGTCGCGCTCGGGCGGCACCGCTGA
- a CDS encoding DMT family transporter yields MSVRSVVLVVVWSSGFVGAELGARHAGPDTVLAWRSLATAVLLLPWLVPAVRRFSRRDWLRQAVVGLLSQVVYLGGVFWAAAAGVPAGTSALVTSLQPAVVLVATTRLTRRRLRPAHLAGLALGTAGVALTALGDLRAGVAVVALALPALAMAGLSAGTLLQDRWWAGSTPPPGPTLAVQSLVTAGSFTAVAAGAGHLAPPPTTGFWTAVAWSAMAGIGSYGVYHLVTTRDGAGRASTLLYLTPAVTAGWAAAVFGQGLRPASVAGLLVAAGAVVLLRDAPGTGRAPARDDDRTPARDVRPVRPRPPGPARTRTPR; encoded by the coding sequence GTGAGCGTCCGCAGCGTCGTCCTGGTCGTCGTCTGGAGCTCCGGCTTCGTCGGCGCCGAGCTCGGGGCCCGGCACGCCGGACCCGACACCGTGCTCGCCTGGCGCAGCCTGGCCACCGCCGTCCTGCTCCTGCCCTGGCTCGTCCCCGCGGTCCGGCGGTTCAGCCGGCGCGACTGGCTGCGCCAGGCCGTGGTGGGGCTGCTGAGCCAGGTCGTCTACCTCGGCGGGGTGTTCTGGGCCGCGGCCGCCGGGGTCCCCGCCGGCACGTCGGCGCTCGTCACCTCCCTGCAACCGGCCGTGGTCCTGGTCGCCACGACGCGGCTGACGCGCCGGCGGCTGCGCCCGGCCCACCTGGCGGGACTGGCGCTGGGCACCGCCGGGGTCGCCCTGACGGCCCTGGGCGACCTGCGCGCCGGGGTCGCCGTCGTCGCGCTGGCCCTGCCCGCGCTGGCGATGGCGGGGTTGTCGGCCGGGACCCTGCTGCAGGACCGCTGGTGGGCGGGGTCGACGCCGCCACCGGGACCGACGCTGGCCGTGCAGTCGCTCGTCACCGCCGGCTCCTTCACCGCCGTCGCGGCCGGGGCCGGGCACCTCGCCCCGCCGCCGACGACGGGGTTCTGGACCGCCGTCGCGTGGTCGGCGATGGCGGGGATCGGCAGCTACGGCGTCTACCACCTCGTCACCACCCGGGACGGGGCGGGCCGGGCGAGCACGCTGCTCTACCTGACGCCCGCGGTGACCGCCGGGTGGGCCGCCGCCGTGTTCGGCCAGGGACTGCGCCCGGCGAGCGTGGCCGGGCTGCTCGTCGCCGCCGGCGCCGTCGTCCTGCTGCGCGACGCCCCCGGCACCGGGCGCGCCCCCGCCCGCGACGACGACCGCACCCCCGCCCGCGACGTCAGGCCGGTCCGTCCCCGCCCGCCCGGACCAGCCCGAACTCGTACGCCGCGATGA
- a CDS encoding response regulator transcription factor, whose product MTSVLLVDDQALLRMGFRLVLESEPDLRVVGEASDGAVALEQVAALAPDVVLMDVRMPGVDGIEATRRIAAEHPASKVLVLTTFDVDEYAFAALRSGASGFLVKSARPEELVEAVRVVASGSSVVAPRVVRRMLDLFAGQFPVPGQAERDDGLHARLRSLTPRELDVLRGIAEGLSNGEIAERLVVSTTTVKSHVGNVLAKLGLRDRVQAVIAAYEFGLVRAGGDGPA is encoded by the coding sequence GTGACGAGCGTGCTGCTGGTGGACGACCAGGCGTTGCTGCGCATGGGGTTCCGGCTGGTCCTGGAGTCCGAGCCGGACCTGCGGGTGGTCGGTGAGGCCTCCGACGGCGCCGTGGCGCTGGAGCAGGTCGCCGCCCTGGCCCCGGACGTGGTGCTGATGGACGTGCGGATGCCCGGGGTGGACGGCATCGAGGCCACCCGGCGCATCGCCGCCGAGCACCCGGCCTCGAAGGTCCTGGTGCTGACCACGTTCGACGTCGACGAGTACGCCTTCGCCGCGTTGCGGTCGGGGGCCAGCGGGTTCCTGGTCAAGAGCGCGCGGCCCGAGGAGCTCGTCGAGGCCGTCCGGGTCGTCGCCTCGGGCAGTTCCGTCGTGGCCCCGCGCGTCGTGCGGCGCATGCTCGACCTGTTCGCCGGGCAGTTCCCGGTCCCGGGGCAGGCCGAGCGCGACGACGGGCTGCACGCCCGGTTGCGGTCCCTGACGCCGCGCGAGCTCGACGTCCTGCGGGGCATCGCCGAGGGGTTGTCCAACGGCGAGATCGCCGAGCGCCTGGTCGTGTCCACCACGACGGTCAAGAGCCACGTGGGCAACGTCCTGGCCAAGCTGGGGCTGCGCGACCGGGTGCAGGCCGTCATCGCGGCGTACGAGTTCGGGCTGGTCCGGGCGGGCGGGGACGGACCGGCCTGA
- a CDS encoding sensor histidine kinase gives MTPAPALTASQVQRRTTTGRVLLAHPWIGHVLLVAVVLLVGAFTALLASETVRGATALGLFEPGSPVHDRVVRTWLAGAGLGAVVLLARRRWPLAVTGVLTALAVASLAVGGVLGVLGLCLAWSLHAVAARRSARTAWVAGSAVLAVVTVAVWWWQDVGLAEVLLWSDEVPLGDGPPAWQVAEPGFSAGRRSWTVLLLLALLVLGAVTGAGAQARRLHARDLAERYAALARERDASAALARSAERARIAREVHDIVAHSVSVMVALSDGAASALDRAPEASRQALAELSRTGRAALGDMRSVLGSLGPDGAPDDDRPALTAPTETDLHAVVERFRAAGLPLTTTGLDADLPADTALRLAVVRVVTEALTNVLRHAPGTPSTAVTLRRTGTAVEVEVVDAGGTGPGETGGSRRGLVGMRERAALLGGHVEAGPAPGGGWRVRVVLPAGAPGEGGCGA, from the coding sequence GTGACCCCCGCACCGGCCCTGACCGCCTCGCAGGTGCAGCGGCGGACGACGACCGGCCGGGTCCTGCTCGCGCACCCGTGGATCGGCCACGTGCTGCTCGTCGCGGTCGTGCTGCTGGTGGGGGCGTTCACCGCGCTGCTGGCCTCCGAGACGGTCCGGGGGGCCACGGCGCTGGGCCTGTTCGAGCCCGGTTCCCCCGTGCACGACCGGGTCGTGCGGACCTGGCTGGCCGGGGCGGGTCTGGGAGCGGTCGTCCTGCTCGCCCGGCGCCGGTGGCCGCTGGCCGTCACGGGGGTGCTGACGGCGCTCGCGGTGGCGTCGCTGGCGGTCGGGGGCGTCCTTGGGGTGCTGGGGCTGTGCCTGGCGTGGTCGCTGCACGCGGTGGCCGCTCGGCGCAGCGCCCGCACCGCGTGGGTCGCGGGGTCGGCGGTGCTGGCCGTCGTGACGGTGGCCGTGTGGTGGTGGCAGGACGTCGGTCTGGCCGAGGTCCTGCTGTGGAGCGACGAGGTCCCGCTCGGGGACGGGCCGCCGGCCTGGCAGGTGGCCGAGCCGGGGTTCTCGGCGGGGCGCCGGTCGTGGACGGTGCTGCTGCTGCTCGCGCTGCTGGTCCTGGGCGCGGTCACCGGGGCCGGGGCGCAGGCCCGTCGCCTGCACGCGCGCGACCTCGCCGAGCGGTACGCGGCGCTGGCCCGCGAGCGCGACGCGAGCGCGGCCCTGGCCCGCTCGGCCGAGCGGGCCCGGATCGCGCGGGAGGTGCACGACATCGTCGCCCACAGCGTCTCGGTGATGGTGGCCCTGTCCGACGGCGCGGCCTCGGCCCTGGACCGCGCCCCGGAGGCCTCCCGGCAGGCCCTGGCGGAACTGTCGCGGACGGGCCGGGCCGCGCTGGGCGACATGCGCAGCGTCCTGGGCTCGCTGGGACCGGACGGTGCGCCGGACGACGACCGGCCGGCCCTGACGGCCCCGACGGAGACGGACCTGCACGCGGTCGTCGAGCGGTTCCGGGCCGCGGGCCTGCCGCTGACGACCACCGGGCTGGACGCCGACCTGCCCGCCGACACCGCGCTGCGGCTGGCCGTGGTCCGCGTCGTCACCGAGGCGCTCACGAACGTGCTGCGGCACGCCCCGGGCACCCCGTCCACCGCGGTGACGCTGCGGCGCACCGGCACGGCCGTGGAGGTGGAGGTCGTCGACGCCGGGGGCACCGGCCCGGGGGAGACGGGCGGGTCCCGTCGCGGTCTGGTCGGGATGCGGGAGCGGGCCGCGCTGCTCGGCGGGCACGTCGAGGCCGGTCCCGCCCCTGGCGGGGGGTGGCGGGTGCGTGTCGTGCTGCCGGCCGGTGCGCCGGGCGAGGGAGGGTGCGGGGCGTGA
- a CDS encoding ABC transporter permease subunit, with protein sequence MSAPANLLDRPRAAVDPSFARVVRAEWTKLTGLRSTTVIAVATVAGTGLLTHLFASASSGDPGFVPTRELGAALPLAFLGPLLLGILVGTGEFSTGTFRTTFAAVPRRVPVLLAQAVVTAAVVLVTGVLSVGAAVLGILPAAASRQMTPDLAGAGVPQLLLGSVGHLLGAGLLGLAIGALLRRPVPAVVTAVVVLLVAPVVLAFAAEAGNDPMAAYDPQHVPTATALVNTVETFTPVGAGAALTNPGGGGLDGAPDLGGAGSALVLAGWVALPLTVAAFRLRRRDLG encoded by the coding sequence GTGAGCGCGCCCGCGAACCTGCTCGACCGTCCACGGGCCGCCGTGGATCCCTCGTTCGCACGGGTCGTGCGCGCCGAGTGGACGAAGCTGACCGGGCTGCGCTCCACGACCGTCATCGCCGTCGCCACGGTCGCCGGGACGGGCCTGCTGACGCACCTGTTCGCCAGCGCCTCCTCCGGCGACCCCGGATTCGTCCCGACGCGCGAGCTGGGGGCCGCGCTGCCGCTGGCGTTCCTCGGGCCGCTGCTCCTGGGGATCCTCGTGGGGACCGGTGAGTTCAGCACGGGGACCTTCCGCACGACGTTCGCCGCGGTGCCCCGGCGGGTGCCGGTGCTGCTCGCGCAGGCCGTCGTCACCGCCGCCGTGGTGCTGGTCACCGGCGTGCTGAGCGTCGGCGCGGCGGTGCTGGGCATCCTGCCCGCGGCCGCCTCCCGGCAGATGACCCCGGACCTGGCCGGGGCCGGCGTCCCGCAGCTGCTGCTCGGGTCGGTGGGCCACCTGCTCGGCGCCGGGCTGCTCGGCCTGGCGATCGGGGCGCTGCTGCGCCGCCCGGTGCCCGCGGTGGTCACGGCCGTCGTCGTCCTGCTCGTCGCCCCCGTGGTGCTCGCGTTCGCGGCCGAGGCCGGGAACGACCCGATGGCCGCGTACGACCCGCAGCACGTCCCGACCGCTACGGCGCTGGTCAACACCGTGGAGACCTTCACCCCCGTCGGCGCGGGGGCGGCGCTGACGAACCCCGGCGGCGGCGGGCTCGACGGCGCCCCCGACCTCGGGGGTGCCGGCTCGGCCCTGGTCCTGGCCGGCTGGGTGGCGCTGCCGCTGACCGTCGCCGCGTTCCGGTTGCGTCGTCGTGACCTCGGCTGA
- a CDS encoding ATP-binding cassette domain-containing protein codes for MITAEALTKRYGTTTAVDGLSFTAGPGAVTGFLGPNGAGKSTTMLLVLGLERPTAGTVTVDGRRYADLPSPLRTVGAMLDARSVHPGRTAFRHLLGLARTHGIPRSRVEEVIGLTGLEAVAGQRVRTFSLGMGQRLGIAGALLGDPGTLVLDEPVNGLDPDGVLWVRDLVRGLAAEGRTVFLSSHLMHELALCADRVVVLGRGRLLADASVRDLLERSAGAGLVRVRTTEPDVLARSLVRLGAEVAPQPDGVLHVRGIGAEEVGAAAGRDGVTVLELAAETGSLEAAYLELTTGSVQYRAGGAR; via the coding sequence ATGATCACGGCTGAGGCGCTGACGAAGCGCTACGGGACGACGACGGCGGTGGACGGGCTGTCGTTCACCGCCGGGCCCGGGGCGGTGACCGGGTTCCTCGGCCCCAACGGCGCGGGCAAGTCCACCACGATGCTGCTGGTCCTGGGCCTGGAGCGGCCCACGGCCGGGACGGTCACGGTCGACGGGCGGCGCTACGCCGACCTGCCCTCGCCGCTGCGCACCGTCGGGGCGATGCTCGACGCCCGCTCGGTGCACCCGGGCCGCACCGCCTTCCGGCACCTGCTGGGCCTGGCCCGCACCCACGGGATCCCGCGCTCGCGGGTGGAGGAGGTCATCGGGCTGACCGGGCTGGAGGCGGTCGCCGGCCAGCGCGTCAGGACCTTCTCCCTCGGCATGGGCCAGCGCCTCGGGATCGCCGGGGCGCTGCTGGGCGACCCGGGGACGCTGGTGCTCGACGAGCCGGTCAACGGCCTGGACCCCGACGGGGTGCTGTGGGTGCGCGACCTCGTGCGGGGACTGGCCGCCGAGGGCCGCACCGTGTTCCTGTCCTCGCACCTCATGCACGAGCTGGCGCTGTGCGCCGACCGGGTCGTGGTCCTCGGACGGGGCCGGCTGCTGGCCGACGCCTCGGTCCGGGACCTGCTGGAACGCTCCGCGGGCGCCGGGCTGGTCCGGGTCCGCACCACCGAACCCGACGTCCTGGCCCGCTCGCTGGTGCGGCTGGGCGCCGAGGTCGCCCCGCAGCCGGACGGTGTCCTGCACGTGCGGGGGATCGGGGCCGAGGAGGTGGGGGCCGCGGCGGGCCGGGACGGGGTGACCGTCCTGGAGCTGGCGGCCGAGACCGGCTCCCTGGAAGCGGCCTACCTGGAACTCACGACCGGGTCGGTGCAGTACCGCGCGGGGGGTGCCCGGTGA
- a CDS encoding alpha/beta hydrolase — protein MTTQTTTQTTTQTTTQTTTPPVPFDPEVAAALAAAGGFPAITPDVIPLVRQGLPGQEPPTDADLARGGAFSVEERSVPGPAGDPDVRLLVCRPTGRPTPTAAVYWIHGGGMVFGDNRGGVLEALDWAADLGLAVVSVEYRLAPETPHPGPVEDCYAGLVWTAGHAGELGIDPDRLVVAGASAGGGLAAAVALLARDRGGPALAGQVLIYPMLDDRNDSGSAQQMGDTGTWGRTANDTGWTALLGAARGGPDVSPYAAPARATDLSGLPPAFVDVASAENFRDEDVAYATRIWQAGGRAELHVWPGGCHGFDVFAPEAGISREARRARLTWLRRLLEP, from the coding sequence ATGACCACCCAGACGACCACCCAGACGACCACCCAGACGACCACGCAGACCACCACCCCACCCGTCCCCTTCGACCCCGAGGTCGCGGCGGCCCTGGCCGCCGCCGGCGGGTTCCCGGCCATCACCCCCGACGTGATCCCGCTGGTGCGGCAGGGGCTGCCCGGCCAGGAACCGCCCACCGACGCCGACCTGGCCCGCGGCGGCGCGTTCAGCGTCGAGGAACGCTCCGTCCCCGGCCCCGCGGGCGATCCCGACGTCCGGCTGCTCGTCTGCCGGCCCACCGGCCGGCCCACCCCGACCGCGGCCGTCTACTGGATCCACGGCGGCGGGATGGTCTTCGGCGACAACCGCGGCGGGGTCCTCGAAGCCCTCGACTGGGCCGCCGACCTGGGCCTGGCCGTGGTCTCCGTCGAGTACCGGCTGGCCCCCGAGACCCCGCACCCGGGGCCGGTCGAGGACTGCTACGCCGGGCTGGTCTGGACCGCCGGGCACGCCGGCGAGCTGGGGATCGACCCCGACCGCCTCGTCGTCGCCGGGGCCAGCGCGGGCGGTGGGCTGGCCGCCGCCGTCGCCCTGCTCGCCCGCGACCGCGGCGGCCCGGCCCTGGCGGGGCAGGTGCTGATCTACCCGATGCTCGACGACCGCAACGACTCCGGCTCGGCGCAGCAGATGGGCGACACCGGCACCTGGGGCCGCACCGCGAACGACACGGGGTGGACCGCGCTGCTCGGCGCCGCCCGCGGCGGTCCCGACGTCTCCCCCTACGCCGCCCCCGCCCGCGCCACCGACCTGTCGGGCCTGCCCCCGGCGTTCGTCGACGTCGCCTCCGCGGAGAACTTCCGCGACGAGGACGTCGCCTACGCCACCCGCATCTGGCAGGCCGGGGGCCGCGCCGAGCTGCACGTGTGGCCCGGCGGGTGCCACGGGTTCGACGTGTTCGCCCCCGAGGCGGGCATCTCCCGCGAGGCCCGCCGGGCGCGGCTGACCTGGCTGCGCCGTCTGCTCGAACCCTGA